The Austwickia sp. genome includes a region encoding these proteins:
- a CDS encoding ABC transporter ATP-binding protein, with product MTEALVLSGLSKRFGTKIAVDNLSLTVPRGVLFGLVGPNGAGKTTTLSMATGLLRPDFGTAAVLGHDVWSDPAAAKARMGVMPDGMRLFDRLSGRELLRYVGLLRGMDPGEVDRRSRELLEALGLTGDGDTVVADYSAGMTKKISLACALLHAPGLLVLDEPFEAVDPVSGESIRDILRGYVHAGGTVVMSSHVMELVEQLCDGVGVIAGGHVLAVGPTEQVRGGMPLQQRFLQLVGAKAGHEGGGLEWLRSSSVSN from the coding sequence ATGACCGAAGCCCTCGTCCTTTCGGGGTTGTCGAAGCGGTTCGGCACCAAGATCGCCGTCGACAACCTGTCCCTCACGGTGCCGCGGGGCGTGCTGTTCGGCCTCGTCGGCCCGAACGGGGCAGGCAAGACCACGACGCTGTCCATGGCCACGGGGCTGCTCCGGCCGGACTTCGGGACGGCGGCTGTCCTCGGCCACGACGTGTGGTCCGATCCGGCGGCGGCCAAGGCGCGGATGGGCGTGATGCCGGACGGGATGCGCCTGTTCGACCGGCTGAGCGGTCGGGAACTCCTGCGCTACGTCGGACTCCTGCGGGGCATGGACCCCGGCGAGGTGGACCGGCGCAGTCGGGAGCTCCTGGAGGCGCTCGGCCTGACCGGCGACGGCGACACGGTCGTCGCCGACTACTCCGCGGGCATGACGAAGAAGATCTCGCTGGCGTGCGCCCTGCTGCACGCCCCCGGCCTCCTCGTGCTGGACGAGCCGTTCGAGGCCGTCGACCCCGTCTCCGGGGAGAGCATCCGGGACATCCTGCGCGGCTACGTCCACGCCGGCGGCACCGTCGTCATGTCGAGCCACGTCATGGAGCTCGTCGAGCAACTCTGCGACGGCGTCGGGGTCATCGCCGGGGGCCACGTGCTCGCCGTCGGCCCCACCGAGCAGGTGCGCGGCGGGATGCCGCTGCAGCAGCGCTTCCTGCAGCTCGTCGGCGCGAAGGCCGGGCACGAAGGAGGGGGCCTGGAGTGGTTGCGCTCTTCGTCCGTCTCAAACTGA